The sequence CCTGAAGGCGGCGCTGAGCGAGGCGACGGGCCGGGAGATCCGCTTCGCGGTGACGGTCGACGAGTCGCTGCTGCTCGAGGGAGACAGCGCCGATCCGGCCCCGGCACCGCCGCTGACCTCCTCGTCTGCACCGAGCAGTGCACATCCTGTGGACAACCCTGTGGACAACTTCTCGAAGGATGTGCACAACGCTCCGTTCCGTCGGGACGAGGGCACGATGCTGCCCACCGGCGAGCCCTCCGGCGGGCCGGTCCTGCCCTCGCGCGGCTCCGCCGGTTCCGCGGACGCCGCCGGGGCGGAGCGCTTCGCGACCCACCGCGACTACCGCGGCCGCGCGGCCGACGACCCCAGCGCCTACTCCGGCATGTCGGCCCTCACCGGCGTCTCCGCCCCCTCCCCGGGCCCGGCACCCCGCCGTCAGCCGCCTCCCGCGGACGGCACCCTCGGCGAGGATTCGCGCCTGAACAGCAAGTACACCTTTGACACCTTCGTGATCGGGTCCTCGAACCGCTTCGCGCAGGCCGCCGCCTCGGCCGTCGCGGAGACCCCCGCCAAGGCGTACAACCCGCTGTTCATCTACGGCGGCTCGGGCCTGGGCAAGACGCACCTGCTGCATGCGGTGGGGCACTACGCCCAGAGCCTCTACCCCGACGTGGTGGTGCGGTACGTGAACTCCGAGGAGTTCACCAACGAGTTCATCAACTCCGTGCAGTCCGGTCAGTTCGGCAAGGCGCAGGAGTTCCAGCGCCGGTACCGGGACATCGACATCCTGCTGATCGACGACATCCAGTTCCTGCAGCGTGCGCCGGAGACGATGGAGGCGTTCTTCCACACCTTCAACACGCTCTACAACTCGGACAAGCAGATCGTCATCACCTCGGACCTGCCGCCCAAGGAGCTGGGCGGCTTCGAGGACCGCATGCGCTCCCGCTTCGAGATGGGGCTGATGACGGACGTGCAGCCTCCGGACCTCGAGACCCGCATCGCGATCCTGCGCAAGAAGGTCGCGCAGGAGAACACCGGCGAGGTCCCGCACGAGGTGCTCGAGTACATCGCCTCGCACATCGCCACGAACATCCGCGAGCTCGAGGGGGCGCTGATCCGGGTGCAGGCGCTGCACTCCCTGTCGCGGCAGCCGATGGACGTCACCCTCGCCGAGAGCGTGCTGAAGGATCTGCTCTCCCACGACGACGGCGCGCAGATCACCGCCTCGACGATCATCGCCCAGACCGCGACCTACTTCGCGCTCTCGGTCGAGGAGATCGTGGGCACCGGCCGGTCGCGACGCCTGGTCTCCGCCCGACAGATCGGCATGTACCTGTGCCGCGAGCTGACGGACATGCCGCTGATCCGCATCGGCGAGGAGTTCGGAGGCCGTGATCACACCACCGTGATGCACGCCAACAAGAAGATCAGCGAGCTGATGAAGGAGCGTCGGGCGATCTTCAACCAGGTCACCGAGCTCACCGCCCGGATCAAGAGTTCGAGCTCCGCGACCCGTCAGTGACGCCCGCGGGCTGGTGAACGGCCGCGGACGGCCCCGCACGGCGGGGAGAACAACAAGGCTGGTCAGAGCCAGGTTCTCCCCAATTGTGGATAACTCTGTGGACAGTGTGGAACGACAGGCATCCACGCAGGAGCCGATGTGCACGGCCGAATGACAAGAATCTGCCCGCAGCTGCTGACCGTGCACAGCTCGCGCACGGCCGGAGCCGAGTGCTCCCCGATCCGTCCACGGTGACCGTTGACCGTGCGACCTGCGGAGACGACGGTTGTCCACGGAATCCACAGCCGTGATGATGAGGACTGTAGGTACTTGCTCGACGGGGATGTGGACGGGGCGGGGTGCGAGGGAGCGACGGCGGAACGTGTCATTCGGGTGCGGGGGAACCACAGGATTCCTCGACGAGGAGGATGCGGATCCGAGGATCGGTGCCGGGAAGCGCGCCCGCGGGCGAGCCGGACGCGACCGGCTGCGCCGCTCGGTCGCGAAGAAGTCAAGGATCATGCTCGGTGTGTCGGTGGCAGCTGCTCGGAACAGATACGCTGTGCACCGTCCGACCGCGTCGCGAGGCGCGGTCGAGCCTGATCTGTGACTCGACCACTGCGAAGGAGTGGCAACGGTGAAGTTCCACCTCGATCGCGGCGTCCTCGGCGACGCCGTCTCCTGGGCCACCCGAACCCTCCCCGTCCGACCGGCGATGCCGATCCTGCAGGGCGTGCGGATCGTCGCCGACGCCGGCGGGGAGCTGCAGCTGTCGACCTTCGACTACGAGGTCAGCGCGCAGATCCGGCTCGAGGCGGAGGTTGACCAGCCCGGTGAGGTGCTGGTCCAGGGGCGGATGCTCTCGGACATCGTCCGGGCGCTGCCGAACAAGGACGTCTCCGTCGCGCTCGAGGGCACCAAGCTCCAGGTCCGCTGCGGCAGCGCCCGCTTCGCGCTGGCCACCCTCCCGGTCGAGGAGTATCCGCAGCTGCCCACCATGCCGCCGGTCGCCGGAGCCGTTGCGGCGGACGTCTTCTCCGAGGCGATCGCGCAGGTCACCGTCGCCGCCTCGAAGGATGACACCCTCCCGCTGCTGACCGGCGTGAAGGTCGAGATCAGCGGCGAGACGATGACGCTCATGGCCACCGACCGCTACCGTCTGGCGCTGCGCGAGCTGACCTGGAACCCCACCACCCCCGGCACCGAGCTCACCGCCCTGGTGCGCGGCCGCACCCTCCACGAGGTCGCCCGCTCCCTGGCCACCGGCGGCGGCGTCGAGATCGCGCTGTCCGAGGACGACTCCGCGACCCTCATCGGCTTCGAGGCCGGGGGCCGCCGCACCACCTCGACCCTCGTCGACGGCGAGTACCCGCCGGTGCGCCGACTGTTCCCCGACACCTCCGCGATCACCGCCGTGGTCGCCACCGCGAGCCTGATCGACGCGGTCAAGCGCGTCTCCCTGGTCGCCGAGCGCAACACCCCCGTGCGGCTGTCCTTCACCGAGGGGCAGGTCGCGCTCGAGGCCGGCGCCGGCGACGACGCCCAGGCCAGCGAGGTGCTCGAGGCGCATCTCGAGGGCGAGGACCTCGTGGTCGGCTTCAACTCGGGCTTCCTGCTCGACGGCCTCGGCGCCCTGGGCACCGAGTTCGCCCGCCTCACCTTCACCGACTCGATCAAGCCGTCGGTGATGACCGGCCAGGACTCGCTCGAGGGCGCTCCCGACTCCTCGTACAAGTACCTGATCATGCCGATGCGGATCTGAGGGAGGGAGAGCTCCCTCCGTGCAGCTGACCTCGCTCGACCTCACCGACTTCCGCTCCTACTCCCGGCTCACCCTGCCGGTCCGGCCCGGCATCACCGTGCTCGTCGGCCAGAACGGTCAGGGCAAGACGAACGTCGTCGAAGCCGTCTGGTACCTCGCGACGCTGTCCAGCCATCGGGTCCCCCACGACGCCGCGCTCGTGCACCGCGGGGAGAGCACCGCGATCGTCCGCGCGAGCTTCGTGCGCGCCGGCCGGCCGCTGCAGGTGGATCTCGAGATCACCCCGGGCAAGTCCAACCGGGCGCGGCTGCAGGGACAGAACGTGCCCCGGCTGCGTGACCTGCTCGGCGAGGTGCGCGCCGTGCTCTTCGCCCCCGAGGATCTGGGCCTGATCAAGGCCGATCCCGAGGGCCGCCGGCGCTTCCTCGACGAGCTGCTGTTCGAGATCGCCCCCCGCTTCGCCTCGGTGAAGGCGGATTACGACCGGGTGCTCAAGCAGCGCGGCAACCTGCTCAAGCAGATGCGGTCGATGCGGCGCGGCAGCAGCGGCCGCAGCGTGGGCGGGCTGGACCCGGCCGAGACCGCCTCCTCGACCCTCGAGGTCTGGGACCAGCAGCTGGCCCGCTACGGCGCCGAGCTGCTGCGCGCCCGCCTCCACCTCGTCAACCGCCTCAGCCCGCATCTGGGCTACTCCTACCTGCGGGTCTCGACCGACGAAGGTGCGGAGCAGGCCCTCGACCTTCCGCCCGACCAGCGCGGGGACGTGGACTCCCCGGCGGAGATCCGGTACCGCTCCGCCGTGCTGGACCAGCTCGGCGCCCCGGCCGGCTCCCTGCCCGCCACCCGCGAGATCCACGACGGCATGCTCGAGATGCTGGCCGCGGGTCATGACGAGGAGATCGATCGCGGTGCCACGCTGACCGGCCCGCACCGCGACGACATGGAGATCCGCCTGCACGACTTCCCGGCCAAGGGGTACGCGAGCCACGGCGAGTCCTGGTCGCTCGCGCTCGCGCTGCGGCTGGCCTCCTACGACCTGCTGCGCCTCGAGGAGGGCGATCTGGGCGACGGCGAGCCGATCCTGATCCTCGATGACGTGTTCAGCGAGCTGGACACCCGCCGCCGCGAACGGCTGGGCAGGATCGTCACCACCGCCTCGCAGGTGCTGATCACCACCGCGAACGACGGCGACATCCCCGACTCGCTCGAGGGCGAGATCCACGTGGTCGACGTGACCCTCGGCGCCGCGGTGCCCCGGTCATGAGCGGCTCGGCGGATCCGCGGCGCACGGGCGGACCGGCCCGGCCGCGCCTGGCGAACCCCTACGACCTCTCCACCTGGGCGGGTGCGGGGGCGACGGGGCAGCCGGCCCCGGCGCAGGAGGAGCCACCCGCCGAGCGCGAGCAGCCGCGGCAGCGGGGACCGGCCCGTCCGAGGGCGTCCCAGCCCGTGCCGCGCGCGCCCGCCGCCGCGCCGCCGGCCCCGCCGGACGATCCCGAGGGCGAGGTGACGGTGCTCTTCGATCCGCCCGAGCTGCCCGCCCCGCCGGATCCCTTCGAGCTCGCCCGCCGCACCGTGAACCGCTCCCGCGCGGCGGCCCGGGACCGCGGTCTCTTCCCGATCTCCGCGAAGACGCAGGCCAGGGACGTGCGCGATCGCTCCGGTCGCGCGCCCGGCTACTCCGGTTCCCGCCCTGATCCGCGGGATCCGCAGGGGATCCAGAACGTGCTGCGCAGGGTGCTGGGCGATCTGGGCTGGAACGCCGGGATGAGCGCGGGGCGGGTGCTGGAGGAGTGGGACGAGATCGTCGGTGAACGGATCGCGACCCACTGCCGGCCGGTCTCCTTCGAGGACGGGGTGCTCGTGGTCAGCGCCTCCTCCTCGGCCTGGGCCTCGCAGCTGCGGATGCTCACCCCGCAGGTCATCACCACGATCGAGGAGCACGTCGGCTCCCACGTGATCTCCGAGCTCAAGGTCACCGGGCCAGCCGCCGCCCAGCGCAGCTGGAAGAAGGGCCGCCGCACCGTCACCTGGCGCGGCCCCCGGGATACGTATGGGTGATCGACGTGCTGCGAGGGACGAGCGGTAGGAGAGCAGCGGGAGTGCAGAGGGTGAGGTTCACACCACGTCACCTGCGGGGCGCCCCCTGCTACGGTGGTGCTCGACGAGCTGATGCAGCTCGCGTGCACTGGGGTCGGTGAAATTCCGAGCCGGCGGTGACAGTCCGCGACCCGATGGCCTCTGGCCCTCGGCTGACCAGGTGGAACTCCTGGGCCGACGGTGAGAGTCCGGATGGGAAGCGCACGCGAACGACGTCCTCGGGCGAGCCGATCTCGTGCACCCCTCCGGTGCGCCGCGGCGACTCCCGGCGACGCCGTCCCGCCCACCCTTCCTCTCCCTCCGGGAACCGCGAGCAGCGGACCGGAGGAGACAGAGCATGCTTCACGACACCGAGCGGCGCGCCCTGGCGCGCGCCCTCGAGATCGCCGCCGACCCCTCCGTGCCGCTGGGGCCGAACCCCCGGGTGGGCTGCGTGCTGCTCGGGGCCGATGGCGCGATGCTCGCCGAGGGCCACCATCGCGGTGCCGGCACCGCGCACGCCGAGGCCGACGCCCTGGCCCGGGCCCGCAGCCTGGGCATCCCGCTCACGGGCGCGACCGCGGTGGTCACCCTCGAACCGTGCGCGCACACGGGACGCACCGGCCCCTGCGCCGAAGCTCTCCTCGAGGCCGGCATCGGCCGCGTGGTCATCGCCCGCACCGACCCGAACCCGGTCGCCTCCGGCGGCATCGACCGCCTGCGCGCCGCCGGGATCGACGTCGAGCTCGACGTGCCCGAGGCTCTCGCCGCCGCGGCGGCCGCCCTGAACCGCGGCTGGGAGCACGGGCTGCGGCACAGCCGCCCCCTGGTCACCGCCAAGACCGCCCTCACCCTCGACGGACGCGCCGCCGCGGCCGACGGCACCAGCCAGTGGATCACCGGCCCGGCGGCCCGCGAGGAGGTCCACCTCCTGCGCACCACCTGCGACACCGTGCTGGTGGGCACCGGCACCGCGCGCATCGACCAGCCCACGCTCACCGCCCGCCGCCCGGACGGCGCACTGCATCCCCGCCAGCCGCTGCGCGCCGTGATGGGCACCTCCGCCGTCCCAACCCTGCCCGCCGTCGAGGGCGCCGGGCAGCAGGTGCGCCTGGCCACCCGTGATCCGTCGGCCGCCCTCGCGGAGCTCTTCGCGCGCGGCGCCCGGCACGTGCTGCTCGAGGGCGGGCCCACCCTCACCGCCGCGTTCCTGCGCGCCGGGCTCGTGGACGAGCTGATCCTCCACCTCGCCCCGACGCTGCTGGGCGCCGGGCGGCCCGCCGTCGCGGATCTCGCGATCAGCACGCTCGCCGACCGCCTCGACCTCGAGCTGGTCGACGCGACCCCGCTGCCCTCACCGGGCGGCCCCACCGATCTCCGCCTCACCCTCCACCCCCGCCCCACCTCCGTCTCCCACCCTGCCTGACCTGGAAGGACACCCATGTTCACCGGCATCATCGAAGAGCTCGGCACCGTCGAGTCGCTCACCCTCGGCGCGGATCCCGCCCGCCTGCGGATCCGCTCCCCGCAGGTCCTCGAGGGCATCGCCCTCGGCGACTCGATCGCCGTGAGCGGCTGCTGCCTCACCGTCACCGCGCACGAGGGCGGCAGCTGGACGGCCGACGTCATCTCCACCACCCTCGCCGCGACCTCCCTGGGCGACCTGGCCGCCGGCGACCGCGTGAACCTCGAGCGGTGCGTGCGGGCCGACGGCCGCCTGGACGGGCACATCGTGCAGGGACACGTCGACGGGGTCGGCACCGTCACCGGCCGCGAGGAGGCCGACGGCACCACCCTGCTGCGCCTCGCCCTGCCCGCGGGCCTGTCGCGCTACGTGGTCGCCAAGGGCTCCCTCGCCGTGGACGGGGTGAGCCTCACCGTCGCCGCGATCGACGGCGAGGAGGTCACCCTCGGCCTCATCCCCGAGACCCTCTCCCGCACCACCCTCGGCGTCCGCGCGGTCGGCGACCGCGTGAACCTCGAGGTGGACGTGCTGGCGAAGTACGTCGAGAAGCTCACCGCGAGCCTCCTGCCCGCAGCGGAGGACGCCCGATGAACGCCCCGCACCCGGGCCCCGTCCCGCTGGATCCCGTCGAGGACGCGATCGCCGCGATCGCCGCGGGCCGCGCCGTGGTGGTGGTCGACGACGAGGACCGCGAGAACGAGGGCGACCTCATCCTCGCCGCCTCCGCCGCGACCCCCGAGCTGATCGGCTTCGCAGTGCGCCACTCGAGCGGGCTGCTGTGCGCCCCCATGGGCGCCGAGCGCGCCGATGCCCTCGAGCTGCCGCTCATGGTGCGCGAGAACGCCGACCCGCTGCGCACCGCGTACACCGTGAGCGTCGACGCGAGCGCGGGCGTGACCACCGGCATCAGCGCCGCCGACCGCGCCCGCACCCTGCGGGTGCTCGCCGGGGAGGACACCGTCCCGGAGGATCTGATCCGCCCCGGCCACGTGCTCCCCCTGCGGGCGAAGGCCGGCGGGGTGCTCGAGCGACGCGGCCACACCGAGGCCGCCGTCGACCTCACCCGGCTCGCGGGGCTGCCCGCGGTGGGGATGATCGTCGAGCTCGTCCACGACGACGGCGACATGATGCGCGGCCCCGCCCTGCGCGAGTTCGCCGACGAGCACGGCCTGGCGATGATCTCCATCGAGGACCTCGCCGCGCACCGGCGGCGCCACGACCGGCCCGCCAGCGGGATCACCGACCCGGTCCCTCTGCCCACCCCGCACGGCACCTTCGAGGCGCGCGCCGTGCGCGAGGGCACGGCCGAGCACCTGGTGCTCGTGCGCGGCGACGTCACCACCGCCGAGCCGGTGCTCACCCGGGTCCACTCCGAGTGCGTGACCGGGGACGTGTTCGGCTCCCGCCGCTGCGACTGCGGCCCCCAGCTGCAGGAATCCCTGGCCCGCATCGACGCCGCCGGGCGCGGCGTGCTCATCCTGCTGCGCGGCCACGAGGGGCGCGGCATCGGCCTGGTCGAGAAGCTGCGCGCCTACGCGCTGCAGGACGCCGGCCGCGACACCGTCGAGGCGAACCTCGACCTCGGCCTGCCCGTGGATTCGCGCTCCTTCGCCGCTGTCCCCGGCATCCTCGCCCACCTGGGTGTGGACACGGTCGCGCTGCTCACCCACAACCCGGAGAAGGCCCACGCCCTGGTCGGCGGCGGGGTCGAGGTCGCCGCCACGGTGGACCTCGGCACCCACCCCACCCCGGAGAACCTCGCCTACCTCACCACCAAGCGGGATCGGCTCGGCCACCACCTCGTCGACCTGCCCACCACCCTCACCACCCCCCTCACGGACGGAGACCCCTCATGAGCGGCCACGGAAGCCCCACCACCGAGATCCCCCACCAGCCCGGCACCCGCCTCGCGATCGTCGCCGCCTCCTGGCACGAGCAGGTCATGGACGGCCTGCTCGCCGGGGCGCTGCGCGCGAGCAGCGAGGCCGGCATCGCCGAGCCCACCGTGGTGCGCGCCCCCGGCTCCTTCGAGCTGCCGGTGATCGCGGACGCCCTCGCCCGCACGCACGACGCCGTGGTCGCCCTCGGCGTCGTGATCCGCGGCGGCACCCCGCACTTCGACTACGTGTGCGCGGCGGCGACCGACGGGCTGGGACGCGTCGCCCTCGACCACGGCACCCCGATCGGCTTCGGCCTGCTCACCTGCGACGACGAGCAGCAGGCGCTGGACCGGGCGGGACTGCCCGGCTCGTCGGAGGACAAGGGCCACGGGGCGGCCGCCGCGGCGCTGACCACCGCGAG comes from Brachybacterium faecium DSM 4810 and encodes:
- a CDS encoding chromosomal replication initiator protein DnaA (PFAM: Bacterial dnaA protein helix-turn-helix domain; Bacterial dnaA protein~TIGRFAM: chromosomal replication initiator protein DnaA) translates to MNEANADAIWERTLQTLRRDDTVSQRVIALLTLSRLMAVVADTALVAAPSTSAKELFENRIAMSLKAALSEATGREIRFAVTVDESLLLEGDSADPAPAPPLTSSSAPSSAHPVDNPVDNFSKDVHNAPFRRDEGTMLPTGEPSGGPVLPSRGSAGSADAAGAERFATHRDYRGRAADDPSAYSGMSALTGVSAPSPGPAPRRQPPPADGTLGEDSRLNSKYTFDTFVIGSSNRFAQAAASAVAETPAKAYNPLFIYGGSGLGKTHLLHAVGHYAQSLYPDVVVRYVNSEEFTNEFINSVQSGQFGKAQEFQRRYRDIDILLIDDIQFLQRAPETMEAFFHTFNTLYNSDKQIVITSDLPPKELGGFEDRMRSRFEMGLMTDVQPPDLETRIAILRKKVAQENTGEVPHEVLEYIASHIATNIRELEGALIRVQALHSLSRQPMDVTLAESVLKDLLSHDDGAQITASTIIAQTATYFALSVEEIVGTGRSRRLVSARQIGMYLCRELTDMPLIRIGEEFGGRDHTTVMHANKKISELMKERRAIFNQVTELTARIKSSSSATRQ
- a CDS encoding DNA polymerase III, beta subunit (PFAM: DNA polymerase III beta subunit, C-terminal domain; DNA polymerase III beta subunit, central domain; DNA polymerase III beta subunit, N-terminal domain~TIGRFAM: DNA polymerase III, beta subunit) encodes the protein MKFHLDRGVLGDAVSWATRTLPVRPAMPILQGVRIVADAGGELQLSTFDYEVSAQIRLEAEVDQPGEVLVQGRMLSDIVRALPNKDVSVALEGTKLQVRCGSARFALATLPVEEYPQLPTMPPVAGAVAADVFSEAIAQVTVAASKDDTLPLLTGVKVEISGETMTLMATDRYRLALRELTWNPTTPGTELTALVRGRTLHEVARSLATGGGVEIALSEDDSATLIGFEAGGRRTTSTLVDGEYPPVRRLFPDTSAITAVVATASLIDAVKRVSLVAERNTPVRLSFTEGQVALEAGAGDDAQASEVLEAHLEGEDLVVGFNSGFLLDGLGALGTEFARLTFTDSIKPSVMTGQDSLEGAPDSSYKYLIMPMRI
- a CDS encoding DNA replication and repair protein RecF (PFAM: RecF/RecN/SMC N terminal domain~TIGRFAM: recF protein) — its product is MQLTSLDLTDFRSYSRLTLPVRPGITVLVGQNGQGKTNVVEAVWYLATLSSHRVPHDAALVHRGESTAIVRASFVRAGRPLQVDLEITPGKSNRARLQGQNVPRLRDLLGEVRAVLFAPEDLGLIKADPEGRRRFLDELLFEIAPRFASVKADYDRVLKQRGNLLKQMRSMRRGSSGRSVGGLDPAETASSTLEVWDQQLARYGAELLRARLHLVNRLSPHLGYSYLRVSTDEGAEQALDLPPDQRGDVDSPAEIRYRSAVLDQLGAPAGSLPATREIHDGMLEMLAAGHDEEIDRGATLTGPHRDDMEIRLHDFPAKGYASHGESWSLALALRLASYDLLRLEEGDLGDGEPILILDDVFSELDTRRRERLGRIVTTASQVLITTANDGDIPDSLEGEIHVVDVTLGAAVPRS
- a CDS encoding predicted RNA-binding protein containing Zn ribbon (PFAM: Protein of unknown function (DUF721)) produces the protein MSGSADPRRTGGPARPRLANPYDLSTWAGAGATGQPAPAQEEPPAEREQPRQRGPARPRASQPVPRAPAAAPPAPPDDPEGEVTVLFDPPELPAPPDPFELARRTVNRSRAAARDRGLFPISAKTQARDVRDRSGRAPGYSGSRPDPRDPQGIQNVLRRVLGDLGWNAGMSAGRVLEEWDEIVGERIATHCRPVSFEDGVLVVSASSSAWASQLRMLTPQVITTIEEHVGSHVISELKVTGPAAAQRSWKKGRRTVTWRGPRDTYG
- a CDS encoding diaminohydroxyphosphoribosylaminopyrimidine deaminase /5-amino-6-(5-phosphoribosylamino)uracil reductase (PFAM: Cytidine and deoxycytidylate deaminase zinc-binding region; RibD C-terminal domain~TIGRFAM: riboflavin biosynthesis protein RibD; riboflavin-specific deaminase C-terminal domain) — protein: MLHDTERRALARALEIAADPSVPLGPNPRVGCVLLGADGAMLAEGHHRGAGTAHAEADALARARSLGIPLTGATAVVTLEPCAHTGRTGPCAEALLEAGIGRVVIARTDPNPVASGGIDRLRAAGIDVELDVPEALAAAAAALNRGWEHGLRHSRPLVTAKTALTLDGRAAAADGTSQWITGPAAREEVHLLRTTCDTVLVGTGTARIDQPTLTARRPDGALHPRQPLRAVMGTSAVPTLPAVEGAGQQVRLATRDPSAALAELFARGARHVLLEGGPTLTAAFLRAGLVDELILHLAPTLLGAGRPAVADLAISTLADRLDLELVDATPLPSPGGPTDLRLTLHPRPTSVSHPA
- a CDS encoding riboflavin synthase, alpha subunit (PFAM: Lumazine binding domain~TIGRFAM: riboflavin synthase, alpha subunit), producing the protein MFTGIIEELGTVESLTLGADPARLRIRSPQVLEGIALGDSIAVSGCCLTVTAHEGGSWTADVISTTLAATSLGDLAAGDRVNLERCVRADGRLDGHIVQGHVDGVGTVTGREEADGTTLLRLALPAGLSRYVVAKGSLAVDGVSLTVAAIDGEEVTLGLIPETLSRTTLGVRAVGDRVNLEVDVLAKYVEKLTASLLPAAEDAR
- a CDS encoding GTP cyclohydrolase II /3,4-dihydroxy-2-butanone 4-phosphate synthase (PFAM: 3,4-dihydroxy-2-butanone 4-phosphate synthase; GTP cyclohydrolase II~TIGRFAM: GTP cyclohydrolase II; 3,4-dihydroxy-2-butanone 4-phosphate synthase) yields the protein MNAPHPGPVPLDPVEDAIAAIAAGRAVVVVDDEDRENEGDLILAASAATPELIGFAVRHSSGLLCAPMGAERADALELPLMVRENADPLRTAYTVSVDASAGVTTGISAADRARTLRVLAGEDTVPEDLIRPGHVLPLRAKAGGVLERRGHTEAAVDLTRLAGLPAVGMIVELVHDDGDMMRGPALREFADEHGLAMISIEDLAAHRRRHDRPASGITDPVPLPTPHGTFEARAVREGTAEHLVLVRGDVTTAEPVLTRVHSECVTGDVFGSRRCDCGPQLQESLARIDAAGRGVLILLRGHEGRGIGLVEKLRAYALQDAGRDTVEANLDLGLPVDSRSFAAVPGILAHLGVDTVALLTHNPEKAHALVGGGVEVAATVDLGTHPTPENLAYLTTKRDRLGHHLVDLPTTLTTPLTDGDPS
- a CDS encoding 6,7-dimethyl-8-ribityllumazine synthase (PFAM: 6,7-dimethyl-8-ribityllumazine synthase~TIGRFAM: 6,7-dimethyl-8-ribityllumazine synthase) codes for the protein MSGHGSPTTEIPHQPGTRLAIVAASWHEQVMDGLLAGALRASSEAGIAEPTVVRAPGSFELPVIADALARTHDAVVALGVVIRGGTPHFDYVCAAATDGLGRVALDHGTPIGFGLLTCDDEQQALDRAGLPGSSEDKGHGAAAAALTTASVLAGLAVQHEEAPRGA